A region of Gadus morhua chromosome 18, gadMor3.0, whole genome shotgun sequence DNA encodes the following proteins:
- the LOC115530830 gene encoding inhibitory synaptic factor 2A has product MVSKEAGKYALTNHSESESEAGPSAGPSLALEVKYPLDAGQQQQQSVRKRNKALQVRFKDICEAQNEQQREAAALQAGGRPAKSSSYKVAHRKYMTVPARRSIPNVTRSTGVQTSPDLRKRYQTFPFERKKGHTFKHAAAVETYTARDNGFVVVEVVPPPRAPPQPPRALAGRGLDEEEEEEAAAACGRGGVRRTRALLHTNECVATVEQHRAPAALCSDALLLSCPAEVSALPDAPPGGGGGGDYQLCSVPPSGNPRPRPQRREDGAGCGAKRQLLNVEEGSARTLPDRVSRVTGPLTWNSLTQVECLDSPSVRRKKGLQLNGLQSQTLPRAGAGAGCSRQPPPSPPLRATEGPPLLSPCGAGGPGGAMALGPGSPEACKQIVPVTKDGDVKAQLQVMENMISSSQETIKVLLGVIQELEKGEAHREGLSYRTGQDTANCDTCRNSACIIYSVELDFKQQEDKLQPLMKRLCPPEESGFPPLPYPQEAFTSTPKRKSKADSKKHPRWKLWFL; this is encoded by the exons ATGGTGAGCAAGGAGGCTGGCAAGTACGCGCTCACCAACCACTCAGAGTCCGAGTCGGAGGCGGGCCCCTCTGCGGGCCCCTCGCTGGCCCTGGAGGTGAAGTACCCACTGGACgccggccagcagcagcagcagtcggtGCGGAAGCGGAACAAGGCGCTGCAGGTGCGCTTCAAGGACATCTGCGAGGCGCAGAACGAGCAGCAGCGCGAGGCCGCCGCCCTGCAGGCCGGGGGCCGGCCCGCCAAGTCCTCGTCCTACAAAGTGGCGCACCGCAAGTACATGACCGTGCCGGCGCGCCGCTCCATCCCCAACGTCACGCGCAGCACGGGCGTGCAGACCTCGCCCGACCTGCGCAAGCGCTACCAGACCTTCCCCTTCGAGCGCAAGAAGGGCCACACCTTCAAGCACGCGGCGGCGGTGGAGACGTACACGGCCCGCGACAACGGCttcgtggtggtggaggtggtgccgCCGCCGCGGGCGCCACCGCAGCCGCCGCGGGCGCTCGCCGGACGGGGgctggacgaggaggaggaggaggaggcggcggcggcgtgcggcCGGGGTGGGGTCCGTCGGACCCGGGCCCTGCTCCACACCAACGAGTGCGTGGCCACGGTGGAGCAGCACAGGGCGCCGGCGGCCCTGTGCTCCGACGCGCTGCTGCTGAGCTGCCCTGCGGAGGTCAGCGCCCTCCCGGAcgcgccaccagggggcggcggcggcggggactACCAGCTCTGCAGCGTCCCCCCGTCCGGGAACCCCAGGCCCCGGCCGCAGCGGCGGGAGGACGGGGCGGGCTGCGGGGCCAAGAGGCAGCTGCTGAACGTGGAGGAGGGCTCGGCCCGCACCCTGCCGGACAGGGTGTCCAGGGTCACGGGCCCCCTCACCTGGAACTCCCTCACGCAGGTGGAGTGTCTGGACAGCCCCTCcgtgaggaggaagaagggcctGCAGCTCAACGGCCTGCAGTCTCAGACGCTGCCCCgagccggggccggggccgggtgCTCGAGGCAGCCGCCGCCCTCTCCGCCTCTACGGGCCACGGAGGGCCCGCCTCTCCTGTCCCCGTGCGGcgcgggggggcccgggggagCGATGGCGCTGGGTCCGGGGTCGCCGGAGGCGTGTAAGCAGATAGTGCCAGTGACTAAAGACGGGGATGTTAAAGCACAGCTGCAGGTCATGGAGAACATGATCAGCTCCAGTCAGGAGACCATCAAGGTGCTGCTGGGGGTCatccaggagctggagaagggcgAGGCCCACAGAGAAGG CCTCTCTTATCGAACGGGACAGGACACAGCAAACTGCGACACGTGTCGCAACAGCGCATGCATTATTTACAG tGTGGAGCTGGACTTCAAACAGCAGGAGGACAAGCTGCAGCCTCTAATGAAGAGGCTGTGCCCCCCCGAGGAGTCTGGATTCCCCCCGCTGCCTTACCCCCAGGAGGCCTTCACCTCCACGCCCAAACGCAAGTCCAAAGCCGACTCCAAGAAGCACCCGCGCTGGAAACTTTGGTTCCTTTGA